Proteins encoded within one genomic window of Neodiprion fabricii isolate iyNeoFabr1 chromosome 6, iyNeoFabr1.1, whole genome shotgun sequence:
- the LOC124185693 gene encoding MD-2-related lipid-recognition protein-like, producing MKTRHLISPLVLIAVITLATPIFAEVVVWRPCSYSDLSENLPTNCTVHEVRVKPCKEATSKKPCRIKRGQEASISFDFTPNFSSDNLQSSAYWANDMQDIGFPGMNTNACGNTACPTTSGTKQTYSYELAISKSFPVRIFNVKWKLWNEEAQECCILFQIKLTK from the exons ATGAAGACCCGTCACCTTATTTCACCCCTGGTTTTAATCGCCGTCATAACTCTGGCCACCCCGATTTTCGCCGAAGTCGTTGTTTGGCGGCCCTGCTCTTATTCGGACC TTTCAGAAAATTTACCAACCAACTGCACGGTACACGAGGTTCGAGTAAAACCCTGCAAGGAGGCTACTTCCAAAAAACCATGCCGTATAAAACGAGGACAAGAAGCGAGCATCAGCTTCGATTTTACACCCA atttttcgagCGACAACTTGCAGAGCAGTGCTTACTGGGCGAATGATATGCAAGACATTGGATTCCCAGGAATGAATACGAATGCTTGCGGTAATACAGCTTGTCCGACAACCTCGGGGACAAAGCAAACTTACAGTTACGAATTGGCtatttcaaaatcgtttcCAGTG AGAATTTTCAACGTCAAGTGGAAACTTTGGAACGAGGAAGCTCAGGAATGCTGCATTCTGTTCCAGATTAAGCTCACCaaataa